A region from the Ciconia boyciana chromosome 1, ASM3463844v1, whole genome shotgun sequence genome encodes:
- the ARL1 gene encoding ADP-ribosylation factor-like protein 1 isoform X2 has protein sequence MRILILGLDGAGKTTILYRLQVGEVVTTIPTIGFNVETVTYKNLKFQVWDLGGQTSIRPYWRCYYSNTDAVIYVVDSCDRDRIGTSKSELVAMLEEEELKKAILVVFANKQDMEQAMTPTEMANALGLPALKDRKWQIFKTSATKGTGLDEAMEWLVEALKSRQ, from the exons ATGAGGATTCTCATCCTGGGACTGGACGGAGCAGGAAAAACAACCATTCTCTACAGGTTACAAGTTGGAGAAGTTGTTACCACCATTCCAA CCATTGGCTTCAATGTTGAGACAGTGACATACAAGAATCTGAAATTTCAAGTTTGGGACTTGGGAGGACAGACAAGCATAAG GCCATATTGGCGGTGTTACTATTCAAATACAGATGCAGTCATTTATGTAGTGGACAGCTGTGACCGCGACAGAATTGGCACTTCAAAATCAGAGCTTGTTGCTATGTTAGAG GAAGAAGAGTTGAAGAAAGCCATTTTGGTGGTGTTTGCAAATAAGCAGGACATGGAACAGGCCATGACTCCCACAGAAATGGCAAACGCACTTGGCTTACCAGCTTTGAAGGACCGAAAATGGCAGATATTCAAAACCTCTGCAACTAAAGGCACGGGGCTTGATGAAGCAATGGAATG GTTGGTCGAGGCCTTGAAGAGCAGGCAGTGA
- the ARL1 gene encoding ADP-ribosylation factor-like protein 1 isoform X1, producing the protein MGGFFSTIFSSLFGTREMRILILGLDGAGKTTILYRLQVGEVVTTIPTIGFNVETVTYKNLKFQVWDLGGQTSIRPYWRCYYSNTDAVIYVVDSCDRDRIGTSKSELVAMLEEEELKKAILVVFANKQDMEQAMTPTEMANALGLPALKDRKWQIFKTSATKGTGLDEAMEWLVEALKSRQ; encoded by the exons ATGG GGGGCTTTTTCTCCACCatcttttccagtttgtttGGGACTCGAGAGATGAGGATTCTCATCCTGGGACTGGACGGAGCAGGAAAAACAACCATTCTCTACAGGTTACAAGTTGGAGAAGTTGTTACCACCATTCCAA CCATTGGCTTCAATGTTGAGACAGTGACATACAAGAATCTGAAATTTCAAGTTTGGGACTTGGGAGGACAGACAAGCATAAG GCCATATTGGCGGTGTTACTATTCAAATACAGATGCAGTCATTTATGTAGTGGACAGCTGTGACCGCGACAGAATTGGCACTTCAAAATCAGAGCTTGTTGCTATGTTAGAG GAAGAAGAGTTGAAGAAAGCCATTTTGGTGGTGTTTGCAAATAAGCAGGACATGGAACAGGCCATGACTCCCACAGAAATGGCAAACGCACTTGGCTTACCAGCTTTGAAGGACCGAAAATGGCAGATATTCAAAACCTCTGCAACTAAAGGCACGGGGCTTGATGAAGCAATGGAATG GTTGGTCGAGGCCTTGAAGAGCAGGCAGTGA